In the Salvia miltiorrhiza cultivar Shanhuang (shh) chromosome 8, IMPLAD_Smil_shh, whole genome shotgun sequence genome, AACAGTATACATGTCACATTACATATGAAGCTTCTAATTAATGATATAATAATATCAAGGGCGTTTACTTCGAAGGGTTAACATTGATAGATAACAATAATAAGATTAATCATTGattatatcatttaagttaattttacttgattcttaTTCCATTAAAATGGTAGAAATTGGAAAAATTCTACTATCGAgcataaaaataatactcaatcatgcatcttatctATCATGTAAAGTAAACGATGCCGGTGAAATCAAAATCCAGATTGCTGACGATATTAAACCAAGCCCAGTGGTGATCACTATTTTGACTGCGCTGGCTCGGATCATCCCTACATGGAAACTTACTCCAACTCCAGATATAATTGACATTGCCTTCAGGGACCCACAAGTTAGACAAGAGGTATATACatactatattttttaaaatttgaattttattagGGACagttattatataattaatgaaaGCAAATGTAGtgattaattaaaaacaagCATATATACATTATTGTGCGCAGGTTAGGTCCAATGCTTACACGTATAAAGGCCGACCTCGATTGCAAACTAGCTACCAACTGTATACAGTCAGCACGGATTTGGAAAAAAGGCTTGAAGAGGTTTGGTTCTGTCTCTTAATTTAATTTGTGTCGTTATGATTTTGGACCATTGTTTTATCCTGATGAATCGAATTGCGTCCACTAATTATATTTggaattaaagaaaaaagaaatactaAATTATTGGGTGCAGGTTTCGTTGCCGTTCATTGTTCTGCACGGGGAAGAAGATAAGGTGACGGATCCGTCGGTGAGCAAGACACTGCACGAAACGGCACGCGCCGCCGACAAGACCATCAAGCTGTATCCCGGAATGTGGCACTCCTTGTCGTACGGCGAGCTGCCGGAAAACCTCGACATCGTATTCTCCGACATCGTCAACTGGGTTGACCAACGACTGAACGCCAGATTGGAAGAGCAACTCAAGTCTGCTAATGATCAAAACGCTAAATAAGGAATATCACTACTTTTTACCGCTTCATACACCTCACctcatattttattgttttttttttttttttttttttttgcatattttattgttttactctttctttctcttttagTTGGTTGTTATAACTTATAAACTACAAAAGTGATTATTCTTTAAAGATAAAGCCTGTCTTTTCCTCCATGTATCAATTGTAGTGTGCAATTTACCGAGTGTTTGGAAATTATTGGatgtaattaataataatattcttaatagtattaattattttttcaatattttttggtTGATATAGCTGCACAAACTTGTGAACACGCGACCACAGCTAtctcaaaataaaatttggacataactaaaataaattgaCATGATGAGATGTGTGAAGTCTCTATTTATTTCCATGGACCACAACAATAATAAATGAAAACTCTTACTACTTATAGAGGATACGTACGTACGTGTTGTAAGGATTGAGAGAAATTATTATGCATGAGTTAGGTTAACTCTATGTGAAGTAACTAACTCGAGTAAATTTCAAGAGGCTTTTATAATAActcaattaattttaattactatatatcGCTTATTGTTTGTTTGTGTTGTATATGCCTGAAAGCTAAATTAAATGGATGGGATCctcatctatatctatataaaagtGGAACCAATATGCCTATACTATTTTCCCGCCCAAAGTGTAGCATTAATTTTAACCTTAATTTACacaattcaatattaatttcaacatttatttacataattaatgctgatttttatttatactagcAAGTTCTATTTCTCATCTATTAAATTACGACTATAATTTGTTCTCATTTTCAATATAAATGCTCAATTGAATTAGcatttatatttatcttaaaatattGGATTTCATAAGAAATAATACTACAAAagtataatgatatttttttggtaaaaaataaTCTCTCATATAATACACTAATAACATTAGGTTCTTAAACCACATTAatttattctaaacttaataattatcgtcaaaatatataaaaaaaaattgtttttgtgtaaaatgattGTATGGATAGGAAGTTAGTTGAAAATATGTTCAATgagacataaataaaattattatttttaaattatttatataggttaaaagattaaaaaaaataaaaaaatcaatttcaccCTAAAATTGAAAACGATTACATGGAAAAAAATAGTTAAgatgtagtattttttttaggtaaTATGCATTTTCTTCATGAAATTAGATGATAATTGTTAAATTGTttagattttgaaacaaaataatCAGCAACACTAATTTGTCGTTTATAAAAATAGGTAAACAATTAATCAGAACACAAAAACTTAGGTGCTATTGGGTGCACTGTAGAATCGGGTTATACCCGCACTCAGACTTTAACCTGCATCTTGATTCAAAtaatgtaaatgacactattcagtta is a window encoding:
- the LOC130996666 gene encoding caffeoylshikimate esterase-like, which produces METANSNVIYEEKFIVRPRGVKLFTCRWAPADKEAKALVFLCHGYAMECSISMRGCAARLVEAGYEVHGIDCEGHGKSSGLLGLITSFDDLVDDLSDHFTNISERKENRNKLRILMGESMGGAMVLRLHRKMPDFWDGAVLVAPMCKIADDIKPSPVVITILTALARIIPTWKLTPTPDIIDIAFRDPQVRQEVRSNAYTYKGRPRLQTSYQLYTVSTDLEKRLEEVSLPFIVLHGEEDKVTDPSVSKTLHETARAADKTIKLYPGMWHSLSYGELPENLDIVFSDIVNWVDQRLNARLEEQLKSANDQNAK